CGACGGCCAGTAGGCGATGTCCTCCGGGCCCATCGGCGTGGCGAACATCCGCCGTCGGAAGCTCCCCGGCTGGCCGACGTACACGGAGCCGGGCGTGTGCGGGCCCTTCGACACCGTCAGGTGGTAGCGACCCCCGGCGACCACCCCACCCTGCATCTGTACGACGCCGCCGTCGTCGAGCTCGATCGGCCGGGAGAAGCCGTCCTCGCCGGTCTCCAGCAACCAGGTCGAGGGGTCGAGGTGGTAGCGCGCCAGCCGGGTGGAGTCGGAGCCGCGGCCGTACTCACCGGCGATCATCGTCGGCGGCTCGCTGCGCCGGTCGAGCGAGACGAACGAGTAGCGCAGTCGGGTGTGCCCCTCGTCGGTCTCGGCTCGGTAGCTGAACCGCAGAGGCAGCACGTAGCGATGCCCGTACGACGCCACCCGCTCGTCGTCGATGCCGAACTCGTCGGGGTGGTCGTCGTCGCCGGGCACCCGCATGATGTCGTCGAGCCGGAACGTCACGAAGCCTCGCGACGTGGCCGCGACGTGGAGGTACTGACCCGCCCACACCACGCCACCCGCATGGATCTGCAGCGGCCTCAGCACCAGCTTGCCGGCCTTGTCGAGACGCGGTGTGACGAGCAGGACGTGGCGGTACTTCAACGTGTCGAGGTCGAGGAACGTCACCCGCGAGCCGTACGACACCCCGCCGATCACCTTGGAGTACCACGTCGCCACGAGCACCCGGCGGCCGCCGATGTCCTCGGTGTCGCTCGCGTCGGCGGACGTCGAGATGCCCTGCGGCCACCAGCGCACGTCGCGCCGGTCGTAGGCGTCCCAGGTGATCGCCCGCGAGACCGCGCGGCCCAGCAGCCGGCCGAGCAGCGACTCCTTCGCCTGCCACTTCAGGCTTTCGAGCAGTCCGTCGAGGCCGACCCGGCCACCCAGAACTCCGGCCAGCGCGTCGATCTCGGCGATGTTCTCCTCGGTGCGCACCAGGTGCACGCCGAAGGTCGGCTCGGCGGGAGTTCCAGGCATGGCGGCCACGTTAGTAGCGTGCTCCCGTGCAGACGGTGGTGGGCGCGGCGATCATCCGCGACGGACGCGTGCTGGCCGCGCGGCGTACGGCGCCACCCGAGGCCGCCGGCCGCTGGGAGTTCCCGGGCGGCAAGGTCGAGCCGGGCGAGGACCCTGACGACGCACTGGTGCGCGAGATCAGCGAGGAGCTCGGCCTGACGGTGGCCGTCACCAGGTGGTTGGACCCGACGGTGCCGATCAGTGCGGCGTACGAGCTGCGTGTCGCGGTGTGCACAGCAGGGGCGGGGAAGCCGGTTCCGACCGAGCACGATCGCGTGACCTGGCTGGGGATCGACGAGCTCGACGACGTCGACTGGCTCGAGCCCGACCTCCCCTTCTTGGCCGACGTGCGCGAGGCCCTGCTCGACGGGGAGCCGCTCGAGGGCGGCAACGTTGGTGGGGCGGTGCGCATCGGCGCGACCGTACGACGACCCACCGGGCCGTGGACACCGGCCGCGCACGCCCTGCTGCACCACCTCGCCCGGACCGGGCTTCGCGGCGTGCCCCGCGTGCACGGCATCGACGAGCGAGGCCGCGAGATCCTCGACTTCATGCCCGGTGAGGTGATCGACGTCGACTCCGAGCTGCTGTCGCCGGCGCGGTTGCACGACCTGGCGGCCTGGACGCGGGAGTTCCACGAGGCAACGGCCGGCTTCGACCACCCGGGCCCGTGGCGGATGTTCCCGGTCGGCCACACCGACCGGATCGGCCACAACGACCTCGGGCCGTACAACGTGGCCTTCGACGGAGACCAGGTCTCCGGCGTCTTCGACTGGGACATGGCCGGGCCCACCACGGTTGCCATGGAGCTGGCCTACCAGGCCTGGATCGCCGTCCCGCTCTTCCGTGAGATCCCGCCCGAGGTCGCGGCCGAACGCCTCACCGCGCTGGCCGAGGGCTACGGCGGTGTCACCGCTCGGGAGGTGCTCGACAACGTCGACCAGCGGGTCAGCGCCGCGGCCGACGGAGTGCGCGCGATGATCGAGTCCGGCGACCCGGGCGGTGCCGGGCTGGCTGCGGTTGGCGAGCCCGAACGGACCCTGCGCGCCCTGGCCGGCATGCGCGAGAGGCGGCCACAGATCGAGGAGATATTGGGCCGGCGAGAGGCATCTTCTTCGACGAGGACCACGCCCGCTTCGTGGCGAGGCGGCTGGTCGGTGACGGCTACGAGGCGACGGTCGCCCGCGAACGGCTGGCCGGCGAGGACGACGACGAGGACCACCCGTGGGCAGTCCTGAGCGACGCGCCGGTGCCCGTGCTCGAGCTCCTCGTCGACGAGTACGACGGCTGGCTCGATGCCGACGACGGCACCCCACCACTACCCGTCGTACCCCTCGACCTGCCCGCGGCACCCCTGCGGATCAAGCGGCCGCATTGACTGTCGGTGAGCCTCAGTAGGCTCGACGCCATGAGTGATACCCCCGCCCAGCGGTTGCTACTGGTCCATGCCCACCCCGACGACGAGTCCATCGGCACCGGCGCCACGATGGCGACCTACGTCGACCGCGGTGACGGCGTGACGCTGGTGACCTGCACGTCCGGCGAGATGGGCGAGATCCTGGTGCCCGAGTGGGAGCACATGGCAGCCGACAAGGACGACACACTCGGCGAGCACCGGCGCGGCGAGCTCGAGACGGCGATGAAGGAGCTCGGGATCACCGACCACCGCTGGCTCGGCGGCCCCGGTCACTTCCGCGACTCCGGCATGAAGTGGCACGAGGACGGCCACGCCGTCGCCGCCGATGACACCCACGACAACGCGTTCGCCAACGCCGACCTCACCGAGGCGGCCGACCTGCTGGTCGAGATCATCCGCGAGGTGCGCCCGCAGGTCGTCGTCACCTACGACCAGTTCGGCGGTTACGGCCACCCCGACCACATCCAGGCCCACCGCGTCGCGATGTACGCCGTCCAGCTGGCCGCCGTGCCGTCCTACCGTCTCGACCTGGGCGAGCCCCACGACGTCGCCAAGGTCTACTGGACCGCGATGAGCGAGAGCCGGATGCGCGAGAGCCTGCGCAAGCTGCGCGAGGACGGCGACACCGAGACGTTCGAGGGTATGGAGCCCGACGGCGACCTCGGGCCGTTCGTCACGGCCGACGAGCTGCTCACGGCCAGCGTCGACGGCTCGGCCGTCGTCGACCGCAAGATGGCGTCGCTCGCCGCCCACCGATCCCAGGTCGCCCCCGACGGCTTCTTCTTCTCCGGCGCCGAGAGCGGGCACGCCTTCTGGGGCGAGGAGTTCTTCCGCCTCGCGAAGGGCACCACGGGTCCGCTCGGTGACGCAGGCCTCGAGACGGATCTCTTCGCAGGCTTGTGACGAACAGGGCGTGGCTGGTGCTCCCGGTCTTCGTGCTGGGTGCCACCACGGCGTACGCCGCGGTGCTGCTGCATTCCCGCTGGTGGGGGCTGGCCCTCGGGCTGGCCGCCTGCGCCTGTCTGCTGGGCGCGCTGCCGGGTCGCTGGTGGGGCCGGCTCGCCTTCGCGCTCGGCTGGGTGATCGTGGTCGGGCGGGCGTCGATCCCTCGCGCCGAGGGTGACTATCTGGTGGCCGCCGACGCCACCGGATATACGTTCCTGGTGGCCACCCTGGTCGTGGTGACGGGCTCGCTGGTGACGCTGGACAGGCCCCGCGTCGATCGGGGAAATCAAAGGCCGCCCGCCTAGACTCTCGGCGTGTTCGAGACCCAGCCAGCTGCTGCCAAGGAGAAGGCCGGAGCCCGCGTCGTGACGCTGCTCCTGCTCGGGCTCGTCCTGCTCGCAGGCGGTGCCTACGCCCTATTGCACGAGATGGCCGGCGACAAGGTGCCCCGGCGCACGACGATTTCCGGGGTCGACATCGGCGGTCAGCGCCAGGACCGGGCGGCCGTCGTACTCGAGCGTGGGCTCGCCGAGCGGGCCGCTGCACCGATCAACGTCAGCGTCAACGGTCAGCCGAGCACCGTCACTCCTGCAGAGGCCGGGTTAGCCGTCGACTACGAGGCATCGGTCGCCGACGCCGGTGGGGGCGACAGCTGGTCGCCCGCCCGCCTCTGGGACTACTACACCGGCGGCGACGGGCTCGAGGCCAAGGTCACGGTCGACGAGACCGCGATGACCACGCTGGTCGACACCCTGGGCAGCGAGGTCGGCGCCAAGGCCCGCGAGGGCAAGGTCAAGTTCAAGAACGGCGAGGTCAAGACCCGCCAGCCCCGCACCGGCACCGGCCTCGACCCGACCGCCGTGCGCGATGCGCTGACCGGCGCCTACCTCGACGAGGGCGCGTCCGCCGAGGTCGAGCTGGTCGACGTACAGCCCGAGATCGACGCGGCCGACGTGCAGCAGGCGCTCACGACGTTCGCCAACCCGGCGGTGTCCGAGCCGGTGACCCTCACCTTCGACTCGTCTACGATCAAGCTGCTGCCGCGCAACTACACCGAGGCACTCTCGATGGTGCCTGCCGACGGCGTACTCGTGCCGCAGCTCGACGCCGCCAAGCTCGCCGAGCTCGTGCAGACTCGCGTCGGCGCGGCCGACGCGCCGGTCGACGCCACCGTCGCCCTCGTCGATGGCTCGCCCAAGGTCATCCCCGACAAGCCCGGCGTGAGCTTCGACGAGGCGCAGATCGACGCGGCGTTCCTCGGTCTCGCCGCCGCGCCTCCCGGCCAGCGCAGCCTGGCCGTTACGGCGACCGTCGCCGAGGCCGGCTTCACCACCAAGATGGCGCGCCAGCTCGAGATCAAGGAACGGGTCTCGACGTTCACGACCTACTACCCCTACGCCGAGTACCGCAACGTCAACATCGGCCGGGCTGCCGAGTTGGTCGACGGCACCGTGCTGAAGCCGGGGGAGACGTTCTCGCTCAACGACACCGTCGGCGAGCGCACCGCCGCCAACGGCTTCACCGAGGGCTTCATCATCAGCAACGGCATCTTCAAGGAAGACCTCGGCGGCGGCGTCTCGCAGATGGCGACCACGACGTTCAACGCGATGTTCTTCGCCGGCCTCAAGGACGTCGAGCACAAGCCGCACAGCTTCTACATCGACCGCTACCCCGTCGGCCGCGAGGCCACCGTGGCTTGGGGTGCGATCGACCTGAAGTTCCAGAACGACACCCCGTACGGCGTCCTGGTCCACGCCAACGTCACCCCGGCGACGAGCAGCTCGTCGGGCGTTGTGACCGTGAGCATGTACTCCACCAAGACGTGGGACATCACCACCAGCACCTCTGACCGCTACAACCTCACGCCGGAGAAGACCCGCACCCTGAACACCGAGGACTGCTACCCCAACGACGGGTACGGCGGCTTCGAGGTCGACGTGAAGCGGTTCTTCCGCAAGCCCGGACAGAGCGCGCTCGACCACTCCGAGAACTTCAACACGACGTACACGCCCTCCGACACGGTGATCTGCAAGCCGCCCCCGGAGACCCCGTCGCCGTAACCGCAGACCCCAGCACGCGTTGACCCGTCATGCGCCGACTGACGGGTCTCCTTGCCGCCGTACTGCTCGCTGCTGGCCTGCTCAGTCTGAACAGTGCCCCGGCGACTGCCACGACCGGTGACCCGATCGGGTCCAACGACTGGAGCTGCCGGCCGAGCGCCGAGAAGCCGCAGCCCGTCGTGCTCGTGCACGGCACGTTCGGTGACCGCCGCAGCCTGCTCGACCGGATCTCCTTCCGGATCAAGCAGGCCGGGTTCTGTGTCTACTCCCTCGACTACGGCACGCGGGCGACCGGCCCGATCGAGGAGTCGGCGGCCCAGCTCTCGACGTTCGTGGACCGAGTGCTGGCATCGACGGGTGCCTCGAAGGTGAGCCTGGTCGGGCACTCGCAGGGCGGCATGATGCCGCGCTACTACATCAGGTTCCTCGGCGGTGCGGCCAAGGTCGACGACCTCGTCGGGCTGGCGCCGTCCAACCACGGCACCTACAACTCCGCGCTGCTGGCGCCGAGCGCGGGCTTCTGCTTCTCGTGCACGCAGCAGGCGTCCGACGCAGCCTTTATCACGGCGCTGAACTCCGGTGACGAGACACCCGGCGACGTCAGCTACACCAACGTCGTCACCCGGTACGACCTCGTGGTCAACCCCTACCTCTCGGGCTACCTTGCGGCAGGCCCGCAGGTCACCAACGTGACACTGCAGGACCGTTGCGCGCTCGACGTCGCCGACCACCTGCAGATCCCGCAGGACGGACCGGCCATCGAGTGGACCCTCGACGCGCTGACCCGGCCCGGTCCTGCGGACGCGGCGTTCCGGCCGTCCTGCCTGCCCTGACCCGGTCTCAGGGCGCCAGCCGGTTGAGGTCGCGCGGGAACAGCGTGACCTCGCGGATGTTGGCCGCCTCGACCAGCCGCGCCACCCAGCGCTCCAGGCCGATCGCGAAGCCACCGTGTGGCGGGATGCCGCGCCGGAACGCCTCGACGTACGACGCGTAGGGCGCATACGGGTAGCCGCGCGCCTCCAGCGTGGCGACGTAGTCGGCGTACCTGTGCAGGCGTTGCGCACCGCTCACCAGCTCGAGCCCACGGAAGATCAGGTCGAAGCTGCGTGACCAGTGCGGCTCGTCGGGGTCGGGGTGGCTGTAGAACGCCCGGCTCGCGGTCGGGTAGCCCTCGACGACCACGAAGTCGCTGCCGTGCTCGCGCATCGCCCACTCACCCAGCGCGCGTTCGTGCCCGGGGTTGAGGTCGGGCTCGTCTTCAGGTGCGCCGGCGATCTCGAGTGCCTCGCGGAAGTGCAGCACCGGGAACTCCGCCGGCACCTCGGGCACCGTGATGCCGAGCCGCTCCACGGCGTCGCCCGCGCGCTCGTGGATGCCTCTGACCATGCCGGCGACCGTGTCGCGCAGGCACGCGATGACGTCGCGATGGTCACGGATGAACCCGAGCTCGACGTCGAGCGAGACGTACTCCGCGAGGTGGCGCACCGTGTCGTGCGGCTCTGCGCGGAACACCGGCCCGACCTCGTAGACCCGCTCGAAGACGCCCACCAGCTGCTGCTTGAAGAACTGCGGGCTCTGCGCGAGGTACGCCGGCCGGCCGAAGTAGTCGACCGCGAACACGTTCGCCCCGCTCTCCGTGGCCGACTCGACCAGCTTGGGGGAGTGCACCTCGGTGAATCCCGTCGCGTCGAGCGAGGCGCGGAAGCCGTGCAGCGACGCGGCCGCCAGCTCCCACTTCGCCCGCTGTATCGGGTGCCGCCACGTGGTCGCGGCGTGGTCGAGCAGGGTCGGCAGACTGGCGTCGAGGGTCGGCCGCCACAGCTCGACGGCCGGGGTGTCGGCCGGCTCGCTTAGCGCGGTGACCGTGGCTTCGGTGACCTCGATGCCGCCCGGCGCCTGCGCGTTGGCCGTGGCCACGCCGTGCACCTCGATCGGCGTCTCCTCCGGCGGCACCTCGGTGCCGGCCGGCAGGACGACCTGCGCGAGCCCCGCCCGGTCGCGGACGATCAGGAACGTGACCCGCGCCAGCTCGCGGCGCCGGTGCACCCACCCCTGCAACAGGACGGCAGAGCCCGGCTCGGCCGAGGGCAGGGCGGTGGTGAGAATGCGTTCGTCGCCGCTGGTTGAGGTGCGAGCGGAGCGAGCCTCGAAACCGAGGCGGGCGGATGATTCGGGGATGGGTCTCATGATTACCTCCAGTGGCTGCTTGGATCGGCTCCTCGCAGCTCGACCGGAGGCGCACGGCCCGCTTGCTCTCAGGGCCGCCCCGGTCTCGCGCTTCGGAGCCAAAGCCCTGGAGGTGTGGGCGGGGGCAAAGTCGCGGTGCCACCACACCTTCGCCGGAGTGACTCCGGCCTCTCGTCGGTACGCCGGACGCGCGGGCCGCGTTCGCTGTCTCCAGCCGAGGGGTGTCAGTCCTCACGCGAGCCACTCACATTCTAGGCCGATGCGCAGCCCCCTCGCGAACGTCAGGGTGTCGCGACGTCCAGAAGACGGCGCAGATAGGCCGGTCTCGGGTCTCCGATCACCGGGTCATCTGGCAGCGTGCGTCGCACCTGGCCGTGGCCGACGTACAGGCTGTAGACGATGCGCGCCTGGACGGCGGCGCGCGAGGGGGTCAGGCCCAGCTCGCGAAAGAGGCGCTCGAGGAAAGCGATGCGGGCGATGGAAACGCGCTCGACGACCGGGCCGACCACCGGGTCGTCGATCCGGGTGACCAGGGCGGACTCGATGGGGCTGTCGACGAGGTCGCCGAATGACGTCTCGAACAGTGCCCGCAGGCGCGCCCGCGGATCGTCGACGTCGTCGAGTGCCGCGACGACCTCGGTCGTGCCCTCCCGCTCCCAGAGCTCCAGGGCAGCCGCGACCAGGGCCGACCGGTCGGCGAAGTGCCAGTAGAAGCTGCCTTTGGTCACGCCCAGTTCGCTGGCGAGGGTCTCGACCTTGACTGCGTCGACACCGCCGGAGCTTATGCGCGCCAGTGCCGCTCGCGCCCAGACAGCCGCGCTGAGGCTGTTGGCAGTCACCATGTCCATACTCTAACGTATGGCTCGTGACCATACGGATGCGTACGGACCAGTCCCCTCTGCCGCCGGGTCAGCGGGCGCGCGTGAACTTCCCCCGGTTTGCCGATCAGCCGCTACGTCGCCCGCCTCGAGCCTGCCCTCTGGCGCTACGGGTCTCAGCTGCAGGCTGCGAGGACCTGGTGCTGGGGGAGGAGGAGTTCGCGGCGTTGCCGATGCGTGACCAGGACAGCGACTTCCACTGTGTGACGACCTGGTCCTATCGCGGCGTGCAGTGGGGCGGTGTGAGGATGCGAGAGTTCTGGCACGAGGTCGTCCTGCCCTGGGTGGGCGAGGAGAAGCCTGTCCCGTGGGTCCGCGCGCGCGGCGGTGACGCAGGTTCGGCAGTCCTCTGCGTCGAGGACCTGCTCGCCGACGATGTCTTGCTGGCGGTGCGTCTCGACGGCCGTCCACTCGATGCCCGCCATGGAGCGCCGTTGCGACTGGTCTGCCCGTCGCAGTACGGCTACAAGAGCGTGAAGCACCTGGTCGGCCTCGAGCTCCTCCAGGAGCTGCCCGTCCTACCGAGCAAGGAGCATCTGCGTGCGCGCGTGGCGCTGGAGGAGCGCCATCCACGCCTGCCCGCCCGTCTCGTACGACGTCCATACCGTGCCCTGATTCCGATCACGGTCCGACTGGCCGAGTGGTCGCTGGCACGGTCGGAGCTCGTCGAGGAGGGAGACGCCGTACCCTGACGCGCGTGCTGGTCCACTTCCGCCTGACGGTGCCGACCGACCTCACCGACGCCGTGCGCGAGGTGCTGCTGACCCACGACTGCGCCACCAA
This is a stretch of genomic DNA from Nocardioides sp. InS609-2. It encodes these proteins:
- a CDS encoding alpha/beta fold hydrolase, which translates into the protein MRRLTGLLAAVLLAAGLLSLNSAPATATTGDPIGSNDWSCRPSAEKPQPVVLVHGTFGDRRSLLDRISFRIKQAGFCVYSLDYGTRATGPIEESAAQLSTFVDRVLASTGASKVSLVGHSQGGMMPRYYIRFLGGAAKVDDLVGLAPSNHGTYNSALLAPSAGFCFSCTQQASDAAFITALNSGDETPGDVSYTNVVTRYDLVVNPYLSGYLAAGPQVTNVTLQDRCALDVADHLQIPQDGPAIEWTLDALTRPGPADAAFRPSCLP
- a CDS encoding molybdopterin-dependent oxidoreductase, which encodes MRTDQSPLPPGQRARVNFPRFADQPLRRPPRACPLALRVSAAGCEDLVLGEEEFAALPMRDQDSDFHCVTTWSYRGVQWGGVRMREFWHEVVLPWVGEEKPVPWVRARGGDAGSAVLCVEDLLADDVLLAVRLDGRPLDARHGAPLRLVCPSQYGYKSVKHLVGLELLQELPVLPSKEHLRARVALEERHPRLPARLVRRPYRALIPITVRLAEWSLARSELVEEGDAVP
- a CDS encoding VanW family protein; its protein translation is MFETQPAAAKEKAGARVVTLLLLGLVLLAGGAYALLHEMAGDKVPRRTTISGVDIGGQRQDRAAVVLERGLAERAAAPINVSVNGQPSTVTPAEAGLAVDYEASVADAGGGDSWSPARLWDYYTGGDGLEAKVTVDETAMTTLVDTLGSEVGAKAREGKVKFKNGEVKTRQPRTGTGLDPTAVRDALTGAYLDEGASAEVELVDVQPEIDAADVQQALTTFANPAVSEPVTLTFDSSTIKLLPRNYTEALSMVPADGVLVPQLDAAKLAELVQTRVGAADAPVDATVALVDGSPKVIPDKPGVSFDEAQIDAAFLGLAAAPPGQRSLAVTATVAEAGFTTKMARQLEIKERVSTFTTYYPYAEYRNVNIGRAAELVDGTVLKPGETFSLNDTVGERTAANGFTEGFIISNGIFKEDLGGGVSQMATTTFNAMFFAGLKDVEHKPHSFYIDRYPVGREATVAWGAIDLKFQNDTPYGVLVHANVTPATSSSSGVVTVSMYSTKTWDITTSTSDRYNLTPEKTRTLNTEDCYPNDGYGGFEVDVKRFFRKPGQSALDHSENFNTTYTPSDTVICKPPPETPSP
- the aspS gene encoding aspartate--tRNA(Asn) ligase, coding for MRPIPESSARLGFEARSARTSTSGDERILTTALPSAEPGSAVLLQGWVHRRRELARVTFLIVRDRAGLAQVVLPAGTEVPPEETPIEVHGVATANAQAPGGIEVTEATVTALSEPADTPAVELWRPTLDASLPTLLDHAATTWRHPIQRAKWELAAASLHGFRASLDATGFTEVHSPKLVESATESGANVFAVDYFGRPAYLAQSPQFFKQQLVGVFERVYEVGPVFRAEPHDTVRHLAEYVSLDVELGFIRDHRDVIACLRDTVAGMVRGIHERAGDAVERLGITVPEVPAEFPVLHFREALEIAGAPEDEPDLNPGHERALGEWAMREHGSDFVVVEGYPTASRAFYSHPDPDEPHWSRSFDLIFRGLELVSGAQRLHRYADYVATLEARGYPYAPYASYVEAFRRGIPPHGGFAIGLERWVARLVEAANIREVTLFPRDLNRLAP
- a CDS encoding DUF6113 family protein codes for the protein MLPVFVLGATTAYAAVLLHSRWWGLALGLAACACLLGALPGRWWGRLAFALGWVIVVGRASIPRAEGDYLVAADATGYTFLVATLVVVTGSLVTLDRPRVDRGNQRPPA
- a CDS encoding TetR/AcrR family transcriptional regulator, whose amino-acid sequence is MVTANSLSAAVWARAALARISSGGVDAVKVETLASELGVTKGSFYWHFADRSALVAAALELWEREGTTEVVAALDDVDDPRARLRALFETSFGDLVDSPIESALVTRIDDPVVGPVVERVSIARIAFLERLFRELGLTPSRAAVQARIVYSLYVGHGQVRRTLPDDPVIGDPRPAYLRRLLDVATP
- a CDS encoding NUDIX domain-containing protein, with amino-acid sequence MQTVVGAAIIRDGRVLAARRTAPPEAAGRWEFPGGKVEPGEDPDDALVREISEELGLTVAVTRWLDPTVPISAAYELRVAVCTAGAGKPVPTEHDRVTWLGIDELDDVDWLEPDLPFLADVREALLDGEPLEGGNVGGAVRIGATVRRPTGPWTPAAHALLHHLARTGLRGVPRVHGIDERGREILDFMPGEVIDVDSELLSPARLHDLAAWTREFHEATAGFDHPGPWRMFPVGHTDRIGHNDLGPYNVAFDGDQVSGVFDWDMAGPTTVAMELAYQAWIAVPLFREIPPEVAAERLTALAEGYGGVTAREVLDNVDQRVSAAADGVRAMIESGDPGGAGLAAVGEPERTLRALAGMRERRPQIEEILGRREASSSTRTTPASWRGGWSVTATRRRSPANGWPARTTTRTTRGQS
- the mshB gene encoding N-acetyl-1-D-myo-inositol-2-amino-2-deoxy-alpha-D-glucopyranoside deacetylase; this encodes MSDTPAQRLLLVHAHPDDESIGTGATMATYVDRGDGVTLVTCTSGEMGEILVPEWEHMAADKDDTLGEHRRGELETAMKELGITDHRWLGGPGHFRDSGMKWHEDGHAVAADDTHDNAFANADLTEAADLLVEIIREVRPQVVVTYDQFGGYGHPDHIQAHRVAMYAVQLAAVPSYRLDLGEPHDVAKVYWTAMSESRMRESLRKLREDGDTETFEGMEPDGDLGPFVTADELLTASVDGSAVVDRKMASLAAHRSQVAPDGFFFSGAESGHAFWGEEFFRLAKGTTGPLGDAGLETDLFAGL